From Deinococcus betulae, the proteins below share one genomic window:
- a CDS encoding ABC transporter substrate-binding protein: MKKALLIAAALATATSAAAAGKLEIFSWWAGDEGPALEALVKLYKQKYPSVAVDNATVSGGAGTNAKAVLKTRMLGGTPPDSFQAHAGQELIGTWVVANRMEDLSGLFKSEGWDKVFPKDLVRLISTGGKAWSVPVNVHRSNVMWYNPAKLKEWGVSAPKTWPEFLTTCTKLKAKGLAAPLVVGENWTQQHLWESVAIGTLGAQNWENLWAGKLKFTDPKVVGAFTTFGKVMDCANKDASGLSWQQASDRIISGQSAFNIMGDWAAGYFTTTKKLAPNTGFGWAAAPGTTKTFVMLADSFGLPKGTKNRAEALNWLRVLGSKAGQDAFNPLKGSIAARTDSDLSKYNTYSKSAAADWKSNKIVGSLVHGAVAPESFMSAFGTVIDQFVASRNSAGASAAAQQLAVRAGIGK; this comes from the coding sequence ATGAAAAAAGCACTGCTTATTGCCGCCGCCCTCGCCACCGCCACCAGCGCCGCCGCTGCGGGCAAACTGGAAATCTTCTCGTGGTGGGCCGGCGACGAAGGCCCCGCCCTGGAAGCCCTCGTCAAGCTGTACAAGCAGAAGTACCCCTCGGTCGCCGTGGACAACGCCACGGTCTCGGGCGGCGCCGGCACCAACGCCAAGGCGGTGCTGAAAACCCGCATGCTGGGCGGCACGCCCCCTGACTCCTTCCAGGCGCACGCCGGTCAGGAACTCATCGGCACCTGGGTGGTCGCCAACCGCATGGAGGACCTGAGCGGCCTCTTTAAATCCGAAGGCTGGGACAAGGTGTTTCCCAAGGACCTCGTGCGCCTGATCAGCACCGGCGGCAAGGCCTGGAGCGTGCCGGTCAACGTTCACCGCAGCAACGTCATGTGGTACAACCCCGCCAAATTGAAGGAATGGGGCGTGAGCGCACCCAAGACCTGGCCCGAGTTCCTGACCACCTGCACCAAACTCAAGGCCAAGGGCCTGGCGGCGCCCCTGGTCGTGGGCGAGAACTGGACCCAGCAGCACCTCTGGGAGTCCGTCGCTATTGGCACCCTGGGCGCCCAGAACTGGGAAAACCTGTGGGCCGGTAAACTCAAGTTCACGGACCCCAAGGTCGTGGGGGCCTTTACCACCTTCGGCAAGGTCATGGACTGCGCCAACAAGGACGCCTCTGGTCTCAGCTGGCAGCAGGCCAGTGACCGGATTATCAGTGGCCAGAGTGCTTTTAACATCATGGGCGACTGGGCGGCCGGGTACTTCACGACCACCAAGAAGCTGGCTCCCAACACGGGCTTTGGCTGGGCGGCGGCTCCCGGCACAACCAAGACCTTCGTGATGCTGGCCGACTCTTTCGGCCTACCCAAGGGCACGAAAAACCGCGCCGAGGCCCTGAACTGGCTGCGCGTGCTGGGCAGCAAGGCCGGCCAGGACGCCTTTAACCCCCTCAAGGGCTCGATTGCCGCCCGCACCGACAGCGACCTGAGCAAGTACAACACCTATTCCAAGAGCGCCGCCGCCGACTGGAAGAGCAACAAGATTGTCGGCTCACTGGTGCACGGCGCCGTGGCCCCCGAGAGCTTCATGAGCGCCTTCGGCACCGTGATTGACCAGTTTGTGGCCAGCCGCAACAGCGCTGGCGCCTCTGCGGCCGCCCAGCAGCTGGCCGTGCGCGCCGGCATCGGCAAGTAA
- a CDS encoding ROK family transcriptional regulator, with protein MPHADHPPDTLDLAAIRARHTLLLLRLLWTRDLARVDLARELGLSRSAISSMVTELIGVGLVQEVGTRGSSGVGRKATLLNLNTRAAALLAVDLGASHARVDALDLHCRTLATRSVPHDIQAGPQATYALLGDLSAQVLRAARLRPAQVALVGVGIPGPVDHDTGRVVQPPNMPGWDGENVREALRALTGLDVLVDNDANLGALAEARFGAHRGTQDLIYVKVATGIGAGVLLGGRLHRGMRGGAGEIGHISINEQGPVGRSGNPGSLESYAAAGVLVALAEARRAAGEPTTLHGPITLDALLTHAETDPLARAVWEEAGHHLGVAISTALNLFNPAAVVIGGRLSRAGDVLLTAVRTSAQSRTMRINADRARIDLGTLGGDAGVLGAGAMMLDSLFTPRGLPHLYGIARMGAHEQAASRAPPAPGPPPEVPQPHAFFSPFGGSS; from the coding sequence GTGCCTCACGCTGACCATCCCCCTGACACCCTGGACCTGGCCGCCATTCGCGCGCGCCACACGCTGCTGCTGTTGCGGCTGCTGTGGACCCGCGACCTGGCGCGGGTGGACCTGGCGCGCGAACTGGGCCTGTCGCGCAGCGCCATCAGTTCTATGGTCACCGAGCTGATTGGGGTGGGGCTGGTGCAGGAGGTCGGCACGCGCGGCAGCAGTGGCGTGGGGCGCAAGGCCACCCTGCTGAACCTCAACACCCGCGCCGCCGCCCTGCTGGCCGTGGACCTGGGGGCCAGCCACGCGCGCGTGGACGCGCTGGACCTGCACTGCCGCACCCTGGCCACCCGCAGCGTGCCGCATGACATTCAGGCGGGGCCGCAGGCGACCTACGCGCTGCTGGGCGACCTGAGCGCCCAGGTGCTGCGCGCCGCGCGGCTGCGCCCGGCCCAGGTGGCGCTGGTGGGCGTGGGCATTCCGGGGCCGGTGGACCACGACACCGGCCGGGTGGTGCAGCCGCCCAATATGCCGGGCTGGGACGGCGAGAACGTGCGTGAGGCCCTGCGCGCCCTGACCGGCCTGGACGTGCTGGTGGACAATGACGCCAACCTGGGCGCGCTGGCCGAGGCCCGCTTTGGCGCCCACCGCGGCACCCAGGACCTGATCTATGTCAAGGTCGCCACCGGGATCGGGGCCGGGGTGCTGCTGGGCGGGCGCCTGCACCGGGGGATGCGCGGCGGGGCCGGTGAGATTGGGCACATCAGCATCAATGAACAGGGGCCGGTGGGGCGCAGTGGCAACCCCGGCAGTCTGGAAAGCTACGCGGCGGCCGGCGTGCTGGTGGCCCTGGCTGAAGCGCGGCGCGCCGCCGGCGAACCAACCACGCTGCATGGCCCCATTACGCTAGACGCGCTGCTGACCCACGCCGAGACCGACCCGCTGGCGCGCGCTGTCTGGGAAGAGGCCGGGCATCACCTGGGGGTGGCCATCAGCACGGCCCTGAACCTATTTAACCCGGCCGCCGTGGTGATTGGGGGGCGCCTGTCGCGGGCAGGCGACGTGCTGCTGACCGCCGTGCGGACCAGCGCCCAGAGCCGCACCATGCGGATTAACGCTGACCGCGCCCGCATAGACCTGGGCACCCTGGGCGGCGACGCCGGGGTGCTGGGCGCCGGGGCCATGATGCTGGACTCGCTGTTTACCCCGCGCGGCCTGCCGCACCTGTACGGCATCGCCCGCATGGGCGCCCACGAGCAGGCCGCCAGCCGCGCGCCCCCTGCGCCTGGCCCACCGCCCGAAGTTCCGCAGCCCCACGCCTTTTTTTCCCCTTTCGGAGGAAGCTCATGA
- a CDS encoding GreA/GreB family elongation factor produces the protein MAQATRQVKLTREGYERLQKTLDQEMARLAEATRILQEQMETNSDTEDTGLEDAKREKMNIEARIEELEDTLARATVIEDHEHDGRVELGAIVNLANETTKKDMKVQVVSAAEATVTGGSLPRVSEDSPVGKELMGRKKGESFVVNLDNGKQMKYKVKSIDY, from the coding sequence GTGGCACAAGCGACCAGACAGGTAAAGCTCACGCGCGAAGGGTACGAACGGCTGCAAAAGACGCTGGACCAGGAGATGGCGCGTCTGGCCGAGGCCACGCGCATTCTGCAAGAGCAGATGGAAACCAACTCCGACACCGAAGACACGGGGCTGGAAGACGCCAAGCGCGAGAAGATGAACATCGAGGCGCGCATTGAGGAGCTGGAAGACACCCTGGCCCGCGCCACGGTGATTGAAGACCACGAACACGACGGCCGCGTGGAACTGGGCGCCATTGTCAATCTGGCCAACGAAACCACCAAGAAGGACATGAAGGTGCAGGTCGTGAGTGCCGCCGAGGCCACCGTGACCGGCGGCAGCCTGCCCCGCGTCTCTGAGGACAGCCCCGTCGGCAAGGAACTGATGGGCCGCAAAAAAGGCGAATCCTTTGTGGTGAACCTGGATAACGGCAAGCAGATGAAATACAAGGTGAAGAGTATTGACTACTAG
- a CDS encoding ATP-binding protein: MTTSETLTVFVVSAEPARAQALAPLLPRASVRHVSDAETLLREAHLTPPDVALLYTNTPGVPLHQVLPMLRQRAELAGTYWLAVGSQGLGDMLSAGVDALISDATPPQAIALQVQSLLVRAQQYRDHHARVSALQRRMDTWEHEERVRDQLVHMLVHDLKNPIAAVMGLLEIVQEDPRVPEDNRDLLKVARDETQHLLHLAVNMLDVRKIQAGKMNLRRELMFTPMFREVVDLACGDVGSGLRDRHVRVDVENDLSPASADPEILRRVLANLISNALKHTMTGGMIAIAVRGLSDAVQVTVRDDGEGIPEDDIPNLFAAFEQSRLTLHGRFDTGMGLAFCKLAVEEHGGKIWVDSVRGQGATFIFTLPLAADNEDDDFAELV; the protein is encoded by the coding sequence ATGACGACCTCCGAAACCCTGACCGTGTTCGTCGTCAGTGCCGAACCGGCGCGGGCGCAGGCCCTGGCGCCGCTGCTGCCCCGCGCCTCTGTTCGTCACGTCTCGGACGCCGAAACGCTGCTGCGAGAAGCGCACCTGACGCCGCCCGATGTCGCGCTGCTGTACACCAACACGCCCGGCGTTCCGCTGCATCAGGTGCTGCCCATGCTGCGCCAGCGCGCCGAACTGGCCGGGACGTACTGGCTGGCGGTGGGGTCGCAGGGCCTGGGCGACATGCTCTCGGCAGGGGTGGACGCCCTGATCAGTGACGCCACGCCCCCCCAGGCGATTGCCCTGCAGGTGCAGAGTCTGCTGGTCCGCGCTCAGCAGTACCGCGACCACCACGCCCGCGTCTCGGCCTTGCAGCGCCGCATGGACACCTGGGAACACGAGGAGCGGGTGCGTGACCAGCTGGTACACATGCTCGTTCATGACCTGAAAAACCCGATTGCTGCCGTCATGGGCCTGCTGGAAATCGTGCAGGAAGACCCGCGCGTGCCCGAGGACAACCGTGACCTGCTGAAAGTTGCCCGCGATGAGACCCAGCACCTGCTGCACCTCGCGGTGAACATGCTGGACGTGCGCAAGATTCAGGCGGGCAAGATGAACCTGCGCCGCGAGCTGATGTTCACCCCGATGTTCCGCGAGGTGGTGGACCTGGCCTGCGGCGATGTGGGCAGCGGCCTGCGTGACCGCCACGTCCGCGTGGACGTGGAAAACGACCTGAGCCCCGCCAGCGCCGACCCCGAGATTCTGCGCCGCGTGCTCGCCAACCTGATCAGCAACGCCCTGAAACACACCATGACGGGCGGCATGATCGCCATCGCGGTGCGCGGCCTGAGTGACGCCGTGCAGGTGACGGTGCGCGACGACGGCGAGGGCATCCCCGAAGACGACATTCCCAACCTGTTTGCGGCCTTCGAGCAGTCCCGCCTGACCCTGCACGGGCGCTTTGACACCGGCATGGGCCTGGCCTTTTGCAAGCTGGCGGTTGAAGAACACGGCGGCAAAATCTGGGTGGATTCTGTGCGCGGGCAGGGCGCGACCTTTATTTTCACCCTGCCCCTGGCCGCCGACAACGAGGACGACGATTTCGCCGAACTGGTGTAG
- a CDS encoding carbohydrate ABC transporter permease, protein MTTTLPTKVAPAATPRKPLRPGRVLMYALLVLAALFFLVPVYLLFATALKSPEAIELATTWHWPTTLNWASFSDAWTKIGGNMLNSVFLAVVATLLSALLGSLNGYALSKWKFRGANTLFALMLFGMFIPYQAVLIPLFQFIKSLGLYGSIWGLILAHVVYGLPITTLIFRNFYADVPDALIEAATIDGAGFWQIYGRVIFPISIPGFVVVIIWQFTQVWNEFLFAATLTNTSSQPVTYALSQLAGGQAVSWNLPMAGAILAALPTLLVYILLGRYFVRGLLAGSVKG, encoded by the coding sequence ATGACCACCACTCTGCCCACCAAAGTGGCCCCAGCGGCGACCCCCAGAAAACCGCTGCGCCCCGGCCGCGTGCTGATGTACGCGCTGCTGGTGCTGGCCGCCCTGTTTTTCCTGGTGCCGGTGTATCTGCTGTTTGCCACGGCACTGAAGAGCCCCGAGGCGATTGAACTGGCGACCACTTGGCACTGGCCTACGACTCTGAACTGGGCCAGCTTTAGCGACGCCTGGACCAAGATCGGCGGCAACATGCTCAACAGTGTGTTTCTGGCGGTGGTGGCGACCTTGCTGAGCGCCCTGCTGGGCAGCCTGAACGGCTACGCCCTGAGCAAGTGGAAGTTCCGGGGGGCCAACACGCTGTTCGCGCTGATGCTGTTCGGGATGTTCATTCCGTACCAGGCGGTTCTGATTCCGCTGTTCCAGTTCATCAAATCGCTGGGCCTGTATGGCTCGATCTGGGGTCTGATTCTGGCGCATGTGGTGTACGGCCTGCCCATCACGACCCTGATTTTCCGCAACTTCTACGCCGACGTGCCCGACGCCCTGATCGAAGCCGCCACCATTGACGGCGCGGGCTTCTGGCAAATCTACGGCCGGGTCATTTTCCCCATCAGCATTCCGGGCTTCGTGGTCGTCATCATCTGGCAGTTCACGCAGGTCTGGAACGAGTTCCTGTTTGCAGCCACGCTGACGAACACCAGCTCGCAGCCCGTCACCTACGCGCTGTCGCAACTGGCGGGCGGCCAGGCGGTCAGCTGGAACCTGCCCATGGCGGGGGCCATTCTGGCGGCCCTGCCCACACTGCTGGTGTACATCCTGCTGGGCCGCTACTTTGTGCGCGGGCTGCTGGCGGGCAGTGTGAAGGGGTAA
- the lysS gene encoding lysine--tRNA ligase: MSDAPTPRRDGLHEQTVSRLNNLDAQVAAGFEAHPYTYARTHHTREVLAVHPAEGLEPGQEWPEEVYALAGRVTLMRHMGKAAFADLSDEHGKLQLHFSKGDTENFDPTKKIDLGDIIGVRGFPFVTKTGQLTLRVTSWQPLVKSLHPLPSKFHGLQDDELRARRRYVDLMVNSESREVYRTRSRMLRFIRTFLDSRDFMEVEGPTLQVVPGGTEAKPFKTFHNALSHEFSLRISLELYLKRLLVGGFERVYEIGRNYRNEGIDRTHNPEFTMLEAYFAYGDYHDMMALVEQLLHDLVVELKGEPKLTYQGQELDFSLPFKRLDFVTALREQAGLDFDPLDLTRLRQWSDERHPEFRKTPDYKLLDKLGGEYVEPLLQQPTFLTDMPLAISPLVKVHREREGLAERADLYVAGFELAPIYSELNDALDQRARFEAQTARRDAGDDEAHEQDEDFLLALEYGMPPTAGMGMGMDRLAMLMTDRDSIRDVLLFPLLRPEGTGGAEAEAVKSEPV; encoded by the coding sequence ATGTCGGACGCCCCCACCCCCCGCCGCGACGGCCTGCACGAGCAGACAGTCAGCCGGCTGAACAATCTGGACGCCCAGGTCGCCGCTGGCTTTGAGGCCCACCCGTACACCTACGCGCGCACCCACCACACCCGCGAGGTGCTGGCCGTCCACCCAGCTGAAGGCCTGGAACCTGGCCAGGAGTGGCCCGAAGAGGTCTATGCCCTGGCGGGCCGCGTGACCCTGATGCGCCACATGGGCAAAGCCGCTTTTGCCGACCTGAGCGACGAACACGGTAAGCTGCAACTGCATTTTTCCAAGGGGGACACCGAGAATTTCGACCCCACCAAGAAAATTGACCTGGGCGACATTATCGGCGTTCGGGGATTTCCCTTCGTTACCAAGACGGGGCAGCTGACCCTGCGCGTGACCTCGTGGCAGCCGCTGGTCAAGAGCCTGCACCCCCTCCCCAGCAAGTTTCACGGCCTGCAGGACGACGAGCTGCGCGCCCGGCGCCGCTACGTGGACCTGATGGTCAACAGCGAGAGCCGCGAAGTGTACCGCACGCGCTCACGGATGCTGCGCTTTATCCGCACCTTTCTGGACAGCCGCGACTTTATGGAGGTCGAAGGCCCCACCCTGCAGGTCGTGCCCGGCGGCACCGAGGCCAAGCCCTTCAAGACCTTTCACAACGCGCTCTCGCATGAATTCAGCCTGCGCATCAGCCTGGAGCTGTACCTCAAGCGCCTGCTGGTCGGCGGCTTTGAGCGCGTCTACGAGATTGGCCGCAACTACCGCAACGAGGGCATCGACCGCACCCACAACCCCGAATTTACCATGCTGGAGGCTTATTTTGCCTACGGCGATTACCACGACATGATGGCGCTGGTCGAGCAGCTCCTGCACGACCTCGTGGTGGAGCTGAAGGGTGAGCCCAAGCTGACCTATCAGGGGCAAGAACTGGACTTCTCGCTGCCCTTCAAGCGGCTGGACTTCGTGACGGCCCTCAGGGAACAGGCGGGGCTGGACTTTGATCCCCTGGACCTGACCAGGCTGCGGCAGTGGAGCGACGAGCGCCACCCCGAGTTCCGCAAGACGCCGGACTACAAGTTGCTGGACAAGCTGGGCGGCGAGTACGTGGAGCCCTTGCTCCAGCAGCCGACCTTCCTGACCGATATGCCCCTGGCGATCAGCCCGCTGGTCAAGGTGCACCGTGAGCGCGAGGGGCTGGCCGAACGCGCCGACCTGTACGTGGCGGGGTTCGAGCTGGCGCCTATCTATTCCGAGCTGAACGACGCGCTAGACCAGCGTGCCCGCTTTGAAGCCCAGACGGCCCGCCGGGATGCGGGCGACGACGAGGCCCACGAGCAGGACGAGGATTTCCTGCTGGCCCTGGAATACGGCATGCCGCCCACAGCGGGCATGGGCATGGGCATGGACCGCCTGGCCATGCTGATGACCGACCGTGACTCTATCCGCGACGTGCTCCTGTTCCCGCTGCTGCGGCCAGAAGGCACAGGCGGCGCAGAAGCCGAAGCGGTGAAGTCAGAACCCGTTTAA
- a CDS encoding carbohydrate ABC transporter permease, producing MKGLSKDRLWSMAVLAPSIILVAVFVYGFIARSVYVSMTDWGNDPAQALALDPVIRFIGLANYQELFTGFLQGRFRQELVSTVFFTLFFILGCLGLGLGLALILDRNPRGEGLWRTIFLFPMSLSFIVTGTIWRWMLQPQGGVNQAPTLFGGQPATFPWLSSTDAIWKFDWNKLPLITASVVAVVLIVVAARAAQSGDRRRTLVAAVCAALLLGWALLVAPNLKLLPAPEPHGFNLALIGIIIAAVWQMSGYTMALYLAGLRGIPEELREAAKVDGAGDLGMYRHVIFPLLAPISLSAMIVLGHISLKIFDLVYAMAGPDNINTSVPALNMYLTSFRQNQFALGAAIGTILLILVAFVIVPYLTSQFRAEEGHA from the coding sequence ATGAAAGGCCTGAGTAAAGACCGCCTGTGGTCTATGGCGGTGCTGGCGCCCAGCATCATTCTGGTGGCGGTGTTCGTGTACGGGTTTATCGCCCGCAGTGTGTACGTCAGCATGACCGACTGGGGCAATGACCCAGCGCAGGCCCTGGCGCTGGACCCGGTGATCCGGTTTATCGGCCTGGCCAACTACCAGGAGCTGTTTACTGGCTTCTTGCAGGGCCGTTTCCGGCAGGAACTGGTCAGCACCGTGTTTTTCACCCTGTTCTTTATCCTGGGCTGCCTGGGCCTGGGCCTAGGCCTGGCGCTGATTCTGGACCGCAACCCGCGTGGTGAAGGGCTGTGGCGCACCATCTTTCTGTTTCCCATGAGCCTGTCATTTATCGTGACTGGCACCATCTGGCGCTGGATGCTGCAGCCGCAAGGGGGCGTGAACCAGGCGCCTACGCTGTTTGGGGGTCAGCCGGCCACCTTTCCCTGGCTGAGCAGCACCGACGCCATCTGGAAATTTGACTGGAATAAGCTGCCGCTGATTACGGCCAGTGTGGTGGCCGTGGTCCTGATCGTGGTGGCGGCGCGCGCCGCGCAGAGTGGTGACCGCCGCCGCACGCTGGTGGCGGCCGTCTGCGCCGCGCTGCTGCTGGGCTGGGCGCTGCTGGTGGCCCCGAACCTCAAACTGTTGCCGGCCCCCGAGCCCCACGGGTTTAACCTCGCCCTGATCGGCATCATCATTGCGGCCGTGTGGCAAATGAGCGGCTACACGATGGCGCTGTATCTGGCTGGCCTGCGCGGCATTCCCGAGGAACTGCGAGAAGCGGCCAAGGTGGACGGTGCCGGCGACCTGGGCATGTACCGCCACGTCATCTTCCCACTGCTGGCGCCCATCTCCTTAAGCGCCATGATTGTGCTGGGCCATATCAGCCTCAAGATTTTTGACCTGGTGTACGCGATGGCGGGACCGGACAACATCAACACCAGCGTGCCGGCGCTCAACATGTACCTGACCAGTTTCCGGCAAAACCAGTTCGCGCTGGGCGCGGCGATTGGGACCATCCTGCTGATTCTGGTGGCGTTTGTGATTGTGCCCTACCTGACCTCGCAGTTCCGCGCCGAGGAGGGCCACGCATGA
- a CDS encoding MFS transporter has product MSLPSPAPPSFRPLTWPLLAVGTAAFFTLGVVQAMYGPAFGLFQARYDVPTATVGLIASAHFLGSAAAPLPMGVLLRRVSVRAGTSWSLLVLALGMVGVVLAPAWLLAVAAALVGGLGLGGVSACLNAAYASVGARAVNLVNAVFGVGSMLSPLLVAGLGAGGPGVPFLSVVVLCALALGAGRIWGVPEMAVHTATRLAGRSGVQVGLFAALLVCYVGMEAGYGAWMVRLLRLQSVEAAPLVLSLFWGALTAGRVLMGLWGARLAPAAVVLACAAVLTVCAALSAVPGVATAAFVLAGLALAPVFGTVLAWVSATLSARLVPPLLVAGSLGGALAPALLGTLLAGGGPGAVAAGLGTLAVLMGLFTVLVGRATPAATLPT; this is encoded by the coding sequence GTGAGCCTGCCTTCCCCCGCGCCCCCTTCCTTCAGGCCGCTGACCTGGCCCCTGCTGGCCGTGGGGACAGCGGCCTTTTTCACCCTGGGCGTAGTGCAGGCGATGTACGGCCCGGCCTTTGGGCTGTTCCAGGCCCGTTACGACGTGCCCACCGCCACTGTGGGCCTGATTGCCAGCGCCCATTTTCTGGGCTCGGCGGCGGCGCCGCTGCCGATGGGCGTGCTGCTGCGCCGGGTCAGCGTGCGGGCCGGCACCTCATGGAGCCTGCTGGTCCTGGCTCTGGGCATGGTGGGGGTGGTGTTGGCGCCTGCGTGGCTGCTGGCGGTGGCGGCGGCCCTGGTGGGGGGCCTGGGGCTGGGTGGGGTGAGCGCCTGCCTGAACGCGGCCTACGCCAGCGTGGGGGCGCGCGCCGTCAACTTGGTCAATGCCGTCTTTGGGGTGGGCAGTATGCTCTCGCCGTTGCTGGTGGCGGGCCTGGGGGCCGGCGGCCCAGGCGTCCCCTTCCTGAGTGTGGTGGTGCTGTGCGCCCTGGCCCTGGGGGCCGGCCGAATCTGGGGCGTGCCCGAGATGGCCGTCCATACCGCCACCCGGCTGGCGGGGCGATCTGGGGTACAGGTGGGCCTGTTTGCCGCGCTGCTCGTGTGTTACGTGGGTATGGAGGCCGGCTACGGCGCCTGGATGGTGCGCCTGCTGCGGCTGCAGAGCGTGGAGGCCGCGCCCCTGGTCCTCAGTCTGTTCTGGGGTGCCCTGACGGCCGGGCGGGTGCTGATGGGCCTGTGGGGCGCGCGCCTGGCCCCCGCGGCTGTCGTGCTGGCCTGCGCGGCCGTCCTGACCGTTTGCGCCGCCCTGAGTGCCGTGCCTGGCGTTGCAACAGCCGCGTTCGTGCTGGCGGGCCTGGCGCTGGCCCCGGTGTTCGGGACGGTTCTGGCCTGGGTGTCGGCCACCCTGTCGGCGCGGCTGGTACCCCCGCTGCTGGTGGCGGGGTCGCTGGGGGGCGCCCTGGCCCCGGCTCTGCTGGGGACCCTGCTGGCGGGCGGCGGCCCAGGGGCGGTGGCGGCCGGGCTGGGCACCCTGGCCGTCCTGATGGGCCTGTTCACGGTACTGGTGGGCCGGGCCACGCCCGCAGCCACCCTGCCCACTTGA